The following coding sequences are from one Methanosarcina sp. WWM596 window:
- a CDS encoding ATP-binding cassette domain-containing protein: MHALEFEGVSTSFAEKNIIRDISFSVEKGEIFGLLGPNGAGKTTLIRLLLHIKGIGRNPGLWGFSGSCCKR; the protein is encoded by the coding sequence ATGCATGCTCTGGAATTTGAAGGCGTATCAACGTCTTTTGCAGAAAAAAATATTATCAGAGACATCTCTTTTTCAGTCGAGAAGGGCGAGATCTTCGGGCTGCTGGGCCCAAACGGGGCTGGAAAAACCACCCTTATAAGGCTGCTTCTTCATATAAAAGGAATCGGGAGAAATCCGGGTCTTTGGGGGTTCTCTGGATCCTGCTGCAAAAGATAG
- a CDS encoding ABC transporter permease, protein MSKLSGKTFIVARHEFLKTIKRKEFLFMTFAFTLLLAGIAIIPSLLASTTLAEDQRIGYIDMTGSFDIPESSTSEGFSVGPLGAKPSTIEFVKYEKNSEAREALQSGQISSYLIVPANFLETGVIELYMKKRKTPESLGQGYKRQLQP, encoded by the coding sequence GTGAGTAAATTATCCGGAAAAACCTTTATTGTTGCCAGGCACGAGTTCCTGAAAACCATAAAGCGTAAAGAGTTTCTTTTCATGACCTTTGCTTTTACTCTTCTCCTTGCCGGAATCGCTATTATTCCCTCTCTGCTTGCCAGTACCACTCTTGCCGAAGACCAGAGGATAGGCTATATTGACATGACCGGCTCCTTCGATATTCCAGAATCCTCAACCAGTGAAGGTTTTTCTGTAGGACCACTGGGGGCAAAGCCCTCAACTATAGAGTTTGTAAAGTACGAAAAGAACTCTGAAGCCAGGGAAGCCCTGCAGTCAGGGCAGATTTCTTCCTATCTTATAGTCCCTGCAAATTTCCTTGAGACCGGCGTGATTGAACTTTATATGAAGAAGCGTAAAACCCCTGAGTCTTTAGGTCAGGGATATAAGCGTCAACTTCAACCCTGA
- a CDS encoding bifunctional 2-polyprenyl-6-hydroxyphenol methylase/3-demethylubiquinol 3-O-methyltransferase UbiG, which translates to MDIHKIDWNEVWKNLYEQNLSRRGKGECASIWESKESAREFLTRSNKNPQRVAKVFADLGAGPASRVLDVGAGPGTLAVPLATRCAHVTAVEPAAGMVDVMKEFALIEGVKNLEIVAKKWEDVDPAELLGPYDIVFASYSLGMPDIRAAVEKMCKLATKRVCLYWFLGISPWEKWMIELWPTLHGQEYRSGPKTDVLFHVLYDMEIYPNMETLQLPYTRVFSDLDAAVKDLKQEYRVETDAQEKILREYLSSVLQEDGSELVLSGNSMRVKLWWEMDQRV; encoded by the coding sequence ATGGATATTCACAAGATTGACTGGAACGAGGTCTGGAAAAATCTATATGAGCAAAACCTTTCCAGAAGAGGGAAAGGAGAATGCGCATCGATATGGGAATCAAAGGAGAGTGCCCGCGAATTCCTCACACGTTCAAACAAAAACCCTCAAAGAGTTGCTAAGGTATTTGCTGATCTGGGAGCAGGACCGGCTTCCAGGGTGCTTGATGTAGGAGCCGGACCGGGCACCCTTGCAGTACCCCTTGCCACCCGCTGTGCCCATGTAACTGCCGTGGAACCTGCTGCAGGCATGGTTGATGTCATGAAGGAGTTCGCCCTCATAGAAGGGGTTAAGAATCTGGAAATCGTTGCAAAGAAGTGGGAAGACGTTGACCCTGCAGAACTTTTGGGCCCTTATGACATCGTATTTGCTTCCTACTCTCTCGGGATGCCGGACATCCGTGCCGCCGTGGAAAAAATGTGTAAACTGGCAACGAAGCGTGTATGTCTCTACTGGTTTTTGGGAATTTCCCCCTGGGAAAAGTGGATGATTGAGCTCTGGCCAACCCTGCACGGTCAGGAGTACCGCTCCGGTCCGAAGACTGATGTTCTTTTCCATGTTCTCTATGATATGGAAATCTACCCAAACATGGAGACCCTGCAACTGCCATATACCCGAGTATTCTCCGACCTTGATGCGGCTGTCAAGGACTTAAAACAAGAATACCGCGTCGAGACAGATGCCCAGGAAAAAATACTCCGGGAATACCTCTCCTCCGTCCTGCAAGAAGATGGAAGTGAACTGGTCCTTTCCGGAAATTCAATGCGAGTAAAACTCTGGTGGGAGATGGACCAGCGCGTTTAA
- a CDS encoding permease, protein MKQYYFLALMAAVYISIYFTFPQLFNEALEGTYSILLKVLPILILVFIFLFLFELFVKPEKVIKNLGEHAGIKGWFFSIGTGILSSGPMYVWYPLLSDLKKSGMRTSFISTFLYSRAVKLPLLPVMVHYFGITYTAVLAIYMLGTSVIVGSLTELFVNDKDR, encoded by the coding sequence ATGAAACAGTACTACTTTCTGGCTCTGATGGCTGCAGTCTACATTTCAATATATTTTACGTTTCCTCAATTATTCAATGAAGCTCTGGAAGGAACGTATTCGATCCTTTTGAAAGTGCTCCCTATTCTTATTCTGGTTTTTATTTTCCTGTTCCTTTTCGAACTTTTTGTGAAACCCGAAAAGGTAATAAAGAATCTGGGAGAGCATGCGGGAATAAAAGGCTGGTTCTTTTCAATCGGAACAGGAATCCTTAGCTCAGGTCCTATGTATGTATGGTACCCTCTCCTTTCAGACCTTAAAAAAAGTGGAATGAGAACGTCCTTTATCAGTACTTTTCTCTATTCCCGTGCCGTCAAACTTCCGCTTCTACCTGTGATGGTTCATTATTTCGGCATAACCTATACTGCCGTACTTGCCATCTACATGTTAGGGACTTCAGTAATCGTAGGATCTCTCACGGAGTTGTTTGTTAACGATAAGGATCGATAA
- a CDS encoding PAS domain-containing protein: MISENAGPEELEAIAVAVHSLLELPTTIRSLNQKGLRLEKGKIIDREYTGPVLEEALRTGKTVRGVPKGGIYLGRNVVVSPIFSEDGKVVAAIGIVDLLSVLKMQEIIRTVVNNSPAVVFLWKNKEKWPSEFVSENVVHFGYTVKDFISGDIFYGDIIHPDDLKKVEETLEKRIRRGEVDFNAEYRIFTKAGDLRWVSERTFIQRSEDGEVTHLQGLVLDVTERKENEEALRKSFEMQRLLKTIISNSPAVAFLWENKENLPAEYVSENVAQFGYTVEDFTSGKIPYGSIIHRDDIGTVIETLKRNIAEGQDSFSIEYRIFTGDGKMLWVDEKTFIQRDKEGKATHFQGLVVDVTERKEAQKMLEIQRELGTKLNTTWNLHAILDMMLDACLQINGLDAGGVYIKDELLDQINLTASRGISPEFQEKVSKYKADSNESKQIWTEKPIYSLDFYSEHMAEAVKEEGITAVAVIPLKYGKEIIGSLNFASRTLDKIPWNIRNFLESIALQVVNHIAPVCIQADLS; this comes from the coding sequence GTGATATCTGAAAATGCAGGACCTGAGGAACTTGAGGCAATTGCAGTTGCAGTCCATTCCCTTTTAGAGCTTCCAACCACCATCCGCAGTCTCAATCAAAAGGGGCTTCGCCTGGAAAAAGGGAAAATAATTGACAGGGAATATACGGGACCTGTACTCGAAGAGGCGCTCAGGACCGGAAAGACCGTGCGTGGAGTCCCGAAGGGAGGCATATACCTCGGTAGGAATGTGGTTGTTTCTCCTATTTTTTCGGAGGACGGGAAGGTTGTTGCAGCAATAGGGATTGTAGACCTGTTATCTGTTCTGAAGATGCAGGAAATAATCAGGACCGTGGTAAACAACAGTCCTGCAGTGGTTTTCCTGTGGAAAAATAAGGAAAAGTGGCCTTCAGAGTTTGTTTCGGAAAACGTTGTCCATTTTGGGTATACGGTTAAGGATTTTATTTCCGGCGATATCTTTTATGGAGATATCATCCATCCCGATGACCTGAAAAAAGTTGAAGAGACACTTGAAAAGCGCATCCGGAGAGGTGAAGTTGATTTTAACGCGGAGTACAGGATATTCACAAAAGCCGGAGACCTGCGCTGGGTCAGCGAAAGGACATTTATCCAGAGGAGTGAAGACGGGGAAGTAACCCACTTACAGGGGCTTGTCCTTGATGTAACTGAAAGAAAAGAGAACGAAGAAGCTCTCAGGAAATCTTTTGAAATGCAGAGGCTGCTGAAAACCATAATCAGCAACAGCCCTGCAGTAGCTTTTCTGTGGGAAAACAAAGAAAACCTGCCTGCAGAATATGTTTCGGAAAACGTGGCCCAGTTCGGTTACACTGTAGAAGATTTCACTTCAGGAAAAATCCCTTACGGAAGCATAATTCACAGGGATGATATTGGAACGGTTATTGAAACCCTCAAACGCAACATCGCAGAGGGTCAGGATTCTTTCAGTATTGAGTACAGAATTTTCACAGGGGACGGAAAAATGCTCTGGGTGGATGAGAAAACCTTTATCCAGAGGGACAAAGAAGGGAAAGCAACTCATTTTCAGGGTCTTGTTGTAGATGTTACCGAACGAAAAGAAGCCCAGAAAATGCTTGAGATCCAGCGGGAACTTGGAACTAAACTTAATACTACCTGGAATCTTCATGCCATTCTTGACATGATGCTTGATGCCTGCCTGCAGATAAACGGGCTGGATGCCGGAGGCGTATATATTAAGGACGAACTCCTGGACCAGATAAATCTTACTGCATCCCGGGGAATTTCACCTGAATTTCAAGAAAAGGTTTCAAAATATAAGGCAGACTCAAATGAGTCAAAACAGATCTGGACCGAAAAGCCCATTTACTCCCTGGATTTTTACTCGGAACATATGGCTGAAGCGGTAAAGGAAGAAGGAATTACAGCAGTTGCGGTAATCCCTCTTAAGTATGGTAAAGAAATCATAGGCAGCTTGAATTTTGCCTCCCGTACCCTGGATAAGATTCCCTGGAACATCCGTAACTTCCTTGAAAGCATCGCTCTCCAGGTGGTAAACCACATCGCTCCGGTCTGTATCCAGGCGGACCTATCATAA
- a CDS encoding NosD domain-containing protein produces MKGKRILIFTVVFTLLILISGSAAATTLYVKEGGGTGAYGSLQEAINAASDGDIVLVGKGVYSENVLVNKSLKISSESSHPKKTVIAPLDPEIPLFHVTSDSVKISGFTLKGANSTYGIYLDGVSGSKISNNYFSENWRSIMLRDSHENTLKNNRLSNSDDGIWLESSEQNIIKDNRATSNRHYGFYLNSSQNNTLKNNCAFGGAVGIYMENSSGCRILNSETSNNFYGIYLLDSGESLLKNNIAKSNAMYGIYLGNSNVSILKGNRVKSNQWGIYLDSNSNTLQNNKMSCNSRNFGAYTYHYRGEMNNTIDTSNTVDGKPIYYLVGVSNQTLDSSSNAGVVYCINCENITLKDLVLENCSFGIYLYNTQNSLIEGNNISNNEHGIYLGNCSITTLRGNSVNSNEGDAFILSSCRNCFVGENKASNNMAGVWLCDVSTDNLLKENTVTSSSWCCIDLGDASCNNTLEENLLSEAYEGVYLYGASEENTLKNNTITASSYGLYTEGCGNNTISGNNISGNSVGISFNPNWTDGTGSNYNVIYNNYLNNSQNAEDYGTNTWNISKTEGMNIAGGPYLGGNFWASPEGDGFSETAPDEDGDRIADLPYNVTETNYDFLPLVFGKTVKNTETTDGNRCNKTE; encoded by the coding sequence TTGAAAGGGAAGAGAATACTCATATTTACTGTTGTTTTTACGCTGCTTATCCTTATATCAGGTTCCGCAGCCGCAACTACTCTTTATGTGAAAGAAGGAGGAGGTACAGGAGCATACGGGAGTCTTCAGGAGGCTATAAATGCTGCTTCTGATGGAGACATTGTCCTTGTTGGAAAAGGTGTATACAGTGAAAACGTACTCGTAAATAAATCTCTGAAAATAAGCTCAGAGAGTTCTCATCCAAAAAAAACCGTAATCGCTCCCCTGGACCCGGAAATCCCTTTGTTCCATGTGACTTCTGATTCTGTAAAAATCAGCGGATTCACTTTGAAAGGAGCAAATTCAACATATGGTATTTACCTTGACGGGGTTTCTGGGAGTAAAATCAGTAATAACTATTTTTCTGAGAACTGGAGAAGCATTATGTTGAGAGATTCGCATGAGAACACTCTGAAAAATAACCGCTTATCTAACAGTGATGACGGGATCTGGCTTGAAAGTTCAGAACAGAACATAATTAAAGATAACAGGGCAACCTCTAACCGTCATTACGGCTTCTATCTTAATTCATCCCAAAACAATACCCTCAAAAATAACTGCGCCTTCGGAGGAGCCGTTGGGATCTACATGGAAAACTCATCTGGCTGCCGTATACTTAACTCGGAAACATCAAACAACTTTTATGGAATCTACCTTCTCGATTCAGGGGAAAGCCTGCTCAAAAACAACATCGCAAAATCAAACGCGATGTACGGTATATACCTCGGAAACTCGAATGTAAGTATCCTGAAAGGAAACAGGGTAAAATCAAACCAGTGGGGAATCTATCTTGACTCAAACTCCAACACGCTTCAAAACAACAAAATGTCCTGCAACAGCAGGAATTTCGGGGCTTATACCTATCACTACAGAGGAGAAATGAACAACACCATAGACACCAGCAATACGGTGGATGGAAAACCGATATACTATCTTGTAGGGGTTTCAAATCAGACTCTTGATTCAAGTTCGAATGCAGGAGTTGTCTACTGCATTAACTGTGAAAATATCACCCTCAAAGACCTGGTTCTTGAAAACTGCAGTTTTGGAATTTACCTGTACAATACTCAAAATTCTCTTATTGAAGGAAACAACATCTCAAACAACGAACATGGGATTTACCTCGGAAACTGTTCTATTACAACTCTAAGGGGCAATTCTGTCAATTCAAATGAAGGAGATGCCTTCATCTTAAGCAGTTGCAGAAACTGCTTTGTAGGAGAAAACAAGGCTTCAAACAACATGGCAGGGGTCTGGCTCTGCGATGTGAGCACAGACAACCTCCTGAAAGAAAACACAGTTACCTCGAGCAGCTGGTGCTGTATAGACCTTGGGGATGCAAGCTGTAACAATACTCTTGAAGAAAATCTCCTTTCAGAGGCTTATGAAGGGGTCTATCTCTACGGGGCCAGTGAAGAGAATACCCTGAAAAATAACACCATCACAGCCAGCTCCTATGGACTATATACAGAAGGCTGCGGCAACAATACAATTTCAGGAAATAATATTTCAGGAAATAGTGTAGGAATCTCTTTTAACCCGAACTGGACCGATGGGACAGGTTCGAATTATAATGTAATCTATAACAATTACCTGAATAACAGCCAGAACGCCGAAGACTACGGAACAAATACCTGGAACATTTCAAAGACTGAGGGCATGAATATCGCAGGAGGGCCTTACCTTGGCGGGAATTTCTGGGCTTCTCCGGAAGGAGATGGATTCTCAGAAACAGCTCCGGATGAGGATGGAGATCGGATTGCGGACCTTCCTTACAACGTAACAGAAACGAATTATGATTTTCTCCCCCTTGTATTCGGGAAAACTGTAAAAAATACAGAAACTACAGACGGTAACAGGTGCAATAAGACAGAGTAA
- a CDS encoding UDP-N-acetylglucosamine 2-epimerase has product MKIAIILGTRPEIIKMSPIIRECEKQGIEYYILHTGQHYSYEMDKIFFEQLKLPQAKYNLDVGSGLHGKQTAKMLAGIEEILIKVLEKIKNSVVDFRFKINLNNDI; this is encoded by the coding sequence ATGAAGATTGCAATAATTCTCGGCACAAGGCCTGAAATTATAAAAATGAGCCCTATAATCAGAGAATGTGAGAAACAGGGCATAGAATATTATATACTGCATACAGGCCAGCACTACAGCTACGAAATGGATAAAATATTTTTTGAGCAGCTGAAACTCCCGCAGGCAAAGTACAATCTTGATGTTGGATCAGGTCTCCACGGAAAACAGACCGCAAAGATGCTCGCCGGAATCGAAGAAATCCTGATAAAAGTATTGGAAAAAATAAAGAATTCTGTTGTGGATTTCAGATTCAAAATTAATCTAAACAACGACATATGA
- a CDS encoding dihydrofolate reductase family protein, producing MLPSLVIHNTISLDGSTTGFTANLDVHYGILGSYEPDAMIVGSNTAKAGTQFFCEKIPPEEEADFKKPEIQPDDTRAYWMIADSRGVLEGLMHVFRRSDYSKDVIVLVSEKTPEPYINYLRERDYDFIRTGAGRVDVKQALEIANERYGFKLVVSDSGGILNSILLEQGLVEEISLVLAPEIVGINGTNLFRGIEKSGIQLELVKNEIVEKKYVHLVYRVLKK from the coding sequence ATGCTACCCAGTCTGGTTATACACAATACCATAAGTCTCGATGGCTCAACTACTGGCTTTACGGCAAACCTTGATGTTCATTATGGAATCCTGGGCAGTTACGAGCCTGATGCCATGATAGTCGGTTCAAACACCGCAAAGGCGGGAACACAATTTTTTTGCGAAAAAATCCCTCCGGAAGAAGAAGCGGACTTCAAAAAACCTGAAATCCAGCCTGATGACACCCGGGCATACTGGATGATCGCGGATTCTCGTGGAGTTCTCGAAGGGTTGATGCACGTTTTCAGGCGTTCCGATTACAGTAAAGATGTGATCGTCCTTGTATCGGAAAAGACTCCTGAGCCTTACATCAATTACCTCAGGGAAAGGGACTACGACTTTATCCGGACAGGAGCGGGACGTGTGGATGTTAAGCAGGCACTTGAAATTGCAAATGAACGGTATGGTTTTAAACTTGTGGTCTCGGACAGTGGAGGAATACTGAACAGCATACTGCTCGAACAGGGGCTTGTTGAGGAGATCAGCCTGGTCCTGGCTCCGGAGATTGTGGGGATAAATGGGACAAACCTTTTCAGAGGCATTGAGAAAAGCGGGATTCAACTCGAACTTGTAAAAAATGAAATCGTGGAAAAGAAATATGTGCATCTTGTTTACAGGGTTTTAAAAAAGTAA
- a CDS encoding bifunctional 2-polyprenyl-6-hydroxyphenol methylase/3-demethylubiquinol 3-O-methyltransferase UbiG: MLNCIYCLSPLIINENRHICQNCGRVCSTENGISSFLNKNQQEHFPRDFFERLYQNENDNFWFRVRNIIIGTTIQHYLPLKSRLIEMGCGTRFVSKHLKGLGYQVECADLYLKGLKYSQKRNAGNAYYQFNLYDPLFVEEFDGVCAFDVLEHIDDRLALKNMYKELKPGGFLLLTVPACKKLWSNTDEFAEHKRRYSAKEFKEKVESTGFKILKLSYFMTFLFPFIAFSRTFANFLSLHRKSDLLKSKTQVFSEIKINPVLNRLFYLIFRIEAQFISYLDFRFGSSLLLLAVKRRD; encoded by the coding sequence ATGCTAAACTGCATTTACTGTTTGAGTCCATTGATAATAAATGAAAATCGGCACATTTGCCAAAATTGTGGCAGAGTTTGTTCCACAGAAAATGGAATTTCAAGTTTTTTAAACAAAAACCAGCAAGAACATTTTCCAAGAGATTTTTTTGAAAGGCTTTATCAAAACGAAAACGACAATTTTTGGTTTCGAGTTAGAAACATTATCATTGGAACGACTATTCAGCATTATTTACCTCTCAAATCACGACTTATTGAGATGGGATGTGGTACAAGATTTGTTTCAAAGCATTTAAAGGGACTTGGATATCAAGTTGAATGTGCAGATCTATATTTAAAAGGGTTGAAATACAGCCAAAAAAGAAATGCAGGGAATGCATATTACCAGTTCAACCTATATGACCCCTTATTTGTAGAGGAATTTGATGGGGTGTGTGCATTTGACGTGCTGGAACATATTGATGATAGACTTGCACTCAAAAATATGTATAAAGAGCTCAAACCGGGTGGATTTTTATTATTAACAGTTCCAGCATGCAAAAAGCTCTGGTCTAATACTGATGAATTTGCAGAACATAAAAGAAGGTATTCTGCTAAAGAATTTAAAGAAAAAGTTGAATCAACTGGTTTTAAAATCTTAAAATTAAGTTATTTCATGACCTTTTTATTTCCGTTTATTGCATTTTCGAGGACGTTTGCTAATTTCTTATCTTTACATAGAAAATCAGATCTTTTAAAGTCAAAAACTCAAGTATTCAGCGAAATAAAAATAAATCCAGTTCTAAACCGCCTTTTTTATTTAATATTCAGAATTGAAGCTCAATTTATTTCATATCTTGATTTTAGATTTGGCAGCAGTTTACTTTTACTTGCCGTAAAAAGGAGGGATTAA
- a CDS encoding B12-binding domain-containing protein, with translation MYGKNLNLFVLLVLGMIASQLVFPVSAGDSSGQETKSAGTVIIATVEGDSHTYGKDSIAAALEEEGFEVINLGDGISAESFAAQAKEKEADIVFSSASMSTTMIRQIQIEEQLKATGIRDKVITGVGGSLITQAWADQIGADIYAAGPEDAVFKAKSALLNGSIPETHISANESTSCGSCHR, from the coding sequence ATGTACGGAAAGAATTTGAATCTATTTGTTCTGTTAGTCCTGGGAATGATTGCTTCTCAATTAGTTTTCCCGGTATCAGCCGGAGATTCCAGTGGACAGGAAACCAAGAGTGCAGGGACAGTCATAATCGCCACTGTTGAAGGAGATTCTCACACTTACGGAAAGGATAGTATTGCGGCTGCGCTTGAAGAAGAAGGTTTTGAAGTCATTAATCTTGGAGACGGGATTTCGGCTGAAAGCTTTGCTGCACAAGCAAAAGAGAAAGAAGCAGATATTGTATTCAGTTCAGCCTCCATGAGTACCACCATGATCCGGCAGATCCAGATTGAAGAGCAGCTCAAAGCCACAGGGATACGGGATAAGGTAATAACAGGGGTCGGAGGATCGCTGATTACTCAGGCCTGGGCTGACCAGATAGGAGCTGACATCTATGCTGCAGGCCCGGAAGACGCTGTTTTCAAGGCGAAATCTGCCCTGTTGAACGGCAGCATCCCCGAAACTCATATTTCGGCTAATGAAAGTACCAGTTGTGGAAGCTGCCATAGATAA
- a CDS encoding ABC transporter ATP-binding protein: MRVFGGSLDPAAKDRIGYLPEERGLYRKTKLLDMLVYLAQLKNIPRKKAQARAESLMKSLDLYEHRGKKVEELSKGMQQKIQFLSAVIHEPELIILDEPFSGLDPVSTKAVKDKILEYRNAGRTVVLSTHMMEQAQKLCDRILMLNKGERVLYGTVSGIRKEHGQNSLLVEFAEKGNLGIIQEIPGIRKITEREGAIEILPEEGISAQAVLRKLVRRAEILRFEQALPSLNEIFIETVESASGE, translated from the coding sequence ATCCGGGTCTTTGGGGGTTCTCTGGATCCTGCTGCAAAAGATAGGATAGGCTACCTTCCTGAGGAAAGAGGGCTGTACCGGAAAACAAAGCTTCTGGATATGCTTGTCTACCTTGCACAGCTTAAAAATATCCCCAGGAAAAAGGCTCAGGCGCGTGCAGAGTCTCTTATGAAATCCCTGGACCTGTACGAACACCGGGGAAAAAAGGTAGAAGAGCTTTCAAAAGGGATGCAGCAAAAAATTCAGTTCCTTTCTGCTGTCATCCACGAGCCTGAACTTATTATTCTTGACGAGCCTTTTTCAGGGCTCGATCCCGTGAGCACGAAAGCCGTTAAAGACAAAATTCTCGAGTACAGGAACGCAGGCAGGACCGTTGTCCTCTCCACGCACATGATGGAACAGGCGCAGAAGCTCTGCGACAGGATCCTTATGCTAAATAAAGGCGAGCGAGTGCTTTACGGCACCGTTTCAGGGATCCGAAAGGAACACGGACAAAACTCCCTGCTTGTGGAGTTCGCTGAAAAAGGGAATCTGGGTATTATTCAGGAAATTCCAGGCATCAGAAAAATCACCGAGCGTGAAGGGGCAATTGAGATCTTGCCTGAGGAAGGCATAAGTGCACAGGCAGTTCTTCGAAAGCTTGTACGGAGAGCCGAAATCCTGCGATTTGAGCAGGCACTTCCCTCCCTCAACGAAATATTTATTGAGACTGTGGAGAGTGCTTCTGGTGAGTAA
- the rfbB gene encoding dTDP-glucose 4,6-dehydratase produces the protein MSQKAKKILITGGAGFIGSNFIHYLLKKDPRLEIINYDKLTYAGNLWNLKDIENNSNYHFIKGDICDKNNLESAFKEYSPEYVVNFAAESHVDRSIQNPEEFIKTNVLGVQNLLNISHENSVQKFIQISTDEVYGSLGNSGFFTEKNHLEPNSPYSASKASADLLARAYYKTYSFPAIVTRCSNNYGPYQFPEKLIPLIISNCLYGKKIPVYGDGLNIRDWLYVGDHCSAIDAVMQKGEIGETYNVGGNNEKTNIEIVKTIISILSEKLPKSSISEALISFVEDRKGHDRRYAIDSSKIREELGWKPSMSFEEGIRKTVEWYLNNQKWLNSILTGDYITYYKRVYGHKAEGK, from the coding sequence ATGAGTCAAAAGGCAAAAAAAATTCTTATAACAGGCGGTGCAGGCTTTATAGGAAGTAATTTTATCCATTATCTGTTAAAAAAAGATCCGCGTTTAGAGATCATAAATTATGATAAATTGACGTATGCTGGGAATCTTTGGAATTTAAAAGATATTGAAAATAATTCAAATTATCATTTCATCAAGGGGGATATCTGTGATAAAAATAACTTAGAGTCTGCTTTTAAAGAATACTCCCCTGAATATGTTGTTAATTTTGCCGCTGAATCTCATGTTGACAGAAGTATCCAGAATCCAGAGGAGTTCATTAAAACAAATGTACTGGGAGTGCAAAATCTCTTAAATATTTCGCATGAAAATTCCGTACAAAAATTCATTCAAATATCAACCGATGAGGTTTATGGCTCTCTCGGAAATTCGGGATTTTTTACGGAAAAGAACCATCTTGAACCAAACAGCCCTTATTCTGCAAGTAAAGCTTCAGCTGACCTCCTAGCAAGAGCTTATTACAAAACATATTCTTTTCCAGCGATCGTCACACGCTGCTCAAACAATTACGGACCTTACCAATTCCCAGAAAAATTAATCCCATTAATAATCTCAAATTGCTTGTATGGGAAAAAAATACCGGTTTATGGAGATGGACTCAATATCCGTGATTGGTTATATGTTGGAGACCATTGCTCAGCTATCGACGCAGTTATGCAAAAAGGAGAGATTGGAGAGACCTATAATGTTGGGGGAAATAATGAAAAAACCAACATAGAAATTGTAAAAACTATAATCTCCATCCTTTCGGAAAAATTACCTAAAAGTAGTATTTCAGAAGCTCTTATTTCTTTTGTAGAGGACCGAAAAGGGCATGACAGAAGATACGCCATTGATTCTTCAAAAATTCGGGAAGAACTCGGCTGGAAACCTTCAATGTCCTTTGAAGAGGGTATAAGAAAAACAGTTGAATGGTATTTGAATAACCAGAAATGGCTCAATTCTATTTTGACTGGAGATTACATTACTTATTACAAGAGAGTTTACGGACACAAGGCTGAGGGGAAGTAA